One segment of Urocitellus parryii isolate mUroPar1 chromosome 5, mUroPar1.hap1, whole genome shotgun sequence DNA contains the following:
- the Dnajb7 gene encoding dnaJ homolog subfamily B member 7, whose protein sequence is MVDYYEVLGVQRYASPEDIKKAYHKVALKWHPDKNPENKEEAERKFKEVAEAYEVLSNDEKRDIYDKYGKEGLNGGGGSHFEDEYEYSFIFRKPDDVFKEIFRERDPFSFHFFEDSLEDLLNSPRSFYESRGSAGSFFSTISEHPTLERFSFYDTGYTPYNSLGHEGLPSFSSLAFDDSGMCNYISFTTSSKINGRNINMKKIIEDYQGIEDIQDDELKSFFVNEFKEEVKRKKKKHKEVQKKKSTKRNL, encoded by the exons ATGGTGGATTACTATGAAGTTCTAGGAGTACAGCGATATGCTTCACCTGAGGACATTAAAAAAGCTTATCATAAAGTGGCACTTAAATGGCACCCTGATAAAAATccggaaaataaagaagaagcagagagaaaattcaaagaagTAGCTGAGGCATATGAGGTATTATCAAATGATGAAAAAAGGGACATTTATGATAAATATGGCAAGGAAGGATTAAATGGTGGAGGTGGAAGTCATTTCGAGGATGAATACGAGTATAGCTTCATATTCCGTAAGCCAGATGAtgtctttaaagaaatttttagggAAAGGGACCcattttcatttcacttctttGAAGACTCACTTGAGGACCTTTTAAATAGTCCGAGAAGTTTCTATGAGAGCAGAGGAAGTGCAGGATCCTTTTTCTCTACCATCAGTGAACATCCAACCTTGGAGAGATTTTCTTTCTATGATACAGGATATACACCATATAATTCACTGGGGCATGAGGGCCTTCCTTCATTCTCTTCCCTGGCATTTGATGATAGTGGGATGTGCAACTATATATCTTTTACAACTTCAAGCAAGATTAATGGCAGAAACattaatatgaagaaaattattgAGGATTATCAAGGAATAGAAGATATACAAGATGATGAGTTGAAATCCTTCTTTGTAAATG AATTCAAAGAAGaagttaagaggaaaaaaaagaagcacaaagAAGTGCAGAAAAAGAAGTCAACCAAAAGGAATCTCTAA